A portion of the Macaca mulatta isolate MMU2019108-1 chromosome 2, T2T-MMU8v2.0, whole genome shotgun sequence genome contains these proteins:
- the KBTBD8 gene encoding kelch repeat and BTB domain-containing protein 8 isoform X1 → MAASADLSKSSPTPNGIPSSDPASDAMDPFHACSILKQLKTMYDEGQLTDIVVEVDHGKTFSCHRNVLAAISPYFRSMFTSGLTESTQKEVRIVGVEAESMDLVLNYAYTSRVILTEANVQALFTAASIFQIPSIQDQCAQYMISHLDPQNSIGVFIFADHYGHQELGDRSKEYIRKKFLCVTKEQEFLQLTKDQLISILDSDDLNVDREEHVYESIIRWFEHEQNEREVHLPEIFAKCIRFPLMEDTFIEKIPPQFAQAVAKSCVEKGPSNTNGCTQRLGMTASEMIICFDAAHKHSGKKQTVPCLDIVTGKVFKLCKPPNDLREVGILVSPDNDIYIAGGYRPSSSEVSIDHKAENDFWMYDHSTNRWLSKPSLLRARIGCKLVYCCGKMYAIGGRVYEGDGRNSLKSVECYDSRENCWTTVCAMPVAMEFHNAVEYKEKIYVLQGEFFLFYEPQKDYWGFLTPMTVPRIQGLAAVYKDSIYYIAGTCGNHQRMFTVEAYDIELNKWTRKKDFPCDQSINPYLKLVLFQNKLHLFVRATQVTVEEHVFRTSRKNSLYQYDDIADQWMKVYETPDRLWDLGRHFECAVAKLYPQCLQKVL, encoded by the exons ATGGCCGCGTCGGCAG ATTTAAGTAAGTCTTCCCCAACACCGAATGGGATTCCATCTTCAGACCCAGCCAGCGATGCCATGGACCCCTTCCATGCTTGCAGTATTCTTAAGCAACTCAAAACAATGTACGATGAAGGACAGTTGACAGACATTGTAGTGGAAGTGGATCACGGGAAAACATTTTCCTGTCATAGAAACGTTCTTGCTGCAATCAGCCCTTACTTCAG ATCCATGTTCACTAGCGGCCTTACAGAAAGTACTCAAAAAGAAGTTCGAATAGTCGGTGTTGAAGCTGAATCGATGGATTTAGTGTTGAACTATGCCTATACCTCCAGAGTTATTCTCACAGAGGCCAATGTTCAAGCCTTGTTCACTGCAGCTAGCATCTTCCAGATTCCTTCCATCCAAGACCAATGTGCTCAGTATATGATCAGTCATTTGGACCCACAGAATTCTATTGGGGTCTTTATCTTTGCTGATCATTATGGTCATCAGGAACTCGGAGATCGATCAAAAGAATACATCCGTAAAAAGTTTCTGTGTGTCACCAAAGAACAAGAGTTTCTCCAGTTGACAAAAGACCAGCTGATAAGTATATTAGACAGTGATGATTTAAATGTAGACCGAGAAGAGCATGTTTATGAAAGCATTATAAGGTGGTTTGAACATGAACAAAATGAACGAGAAGTGCACCTTCCAGAAATTTTTGCTAAATGCATACGTTTTCCTCTGATGGAAGATACCTTCATAGAGAAAATTCCACCTCAGTTTGCACAGGCTGTAGCCAAAAGCTGTGTAGAAAAGGGACCATCCAACACCAATGGTTGTACACAGAGGCTTGGAATGACTGCTTctgaaatgatcatatgttttGATGCTGCCCACAAACACTCAGGAAAGAAGCAAACAGTGCCTTGTCTAGATATAGTCACAGGAAAGGTGTTTAAACTATGCAAACCACCAAATGACCTGAGAGAAGTTGGGATTCTTGTATCACCAGATAATGACATTTACATTGCAGGAGGGTACAGGCCAAGCAGCAGTGAGGTCTCCATCGACCATAAGGCAGAAAATGATTTCTGGATGTATGATCATTCCACCAATAGATGGCTATCCAAACCATCCTTGCTTCGAGCTAGAATAGGCTGCAAACTTGTCTACTGCTGTGGTAAAATGTATGCAATCGGAGGTCGTGTTTATGAAGGTGATGGGAGAAACTCACTAAAATCTGTTGAGTGCTACGACAGTAGAGAGAATTGCTGGACGACTGTTTGCGCAATGCCAGTTGCAATGGAATTTCATAATGCTGTGGAGTACAAAGAGAAGATCTATGTTTTACAGG gagaATTTTTCCTCTTCTATGAGCCTCAAAAAGACTACTGGGGTTtcctgacccccatgactgtgCCTAGAATCCAGGGCTTAGCAGCTGTATACAAGGACTCTATCTACTACATAGCTGGAACCTGTGGAAATCATCAACGTATGTTTACTGTAGAAGCCTATGATATTGAGCTAAATAAATGGACTCGTAAGAAAGACTTTCCATGTGATCAGTCCATAAATCCATACCTTAAACTGGTACTTTTCCAGAACAAACTCCATTTATTTGTTCGAGCTACTCAAGTGACTGTCGAAGAACACGTCTTCAGAACCAGCAGAAAAAATTCCCTTTACCAGTATGATGACATTGCTGACCAGTGGATGAAAGTGTATGAGACCCCAGATCGGCTCTGGGACCTTGGCCGGCATTTTGAATGTGCTGTTGCTAAACTGTATCCTCAGTGTCTTCAGAAAGTACTCTAA
- the KBTBD8 gene encoding kelch repeat and BTB domain-containing protein 8 isoform X2, with product MFTSGLTESTQKEVRIVGVEAESMDLVLNYAYTSRVILTEANVQALFTAASIFQIPSIQDQCAQYMISHLDPQNSIGVFIFADHYGHQELGDRSKEYIRKKFLCVTKEQEFLQLTKDQLISILDSDDLNVDREEHVYESIIRWFEHEQNEREVHLPEIFAKCIRFPLMEDTFIEKIPPQFAQAVAKSCVEKGPSNTNGCTQRLGMTASEMIICFDAAHKHSGKKQTVPCLDIVTGKVFKLCKPPNDLREVGILVSPDNDIYIAGGYRPSSSEVSIDHKAENDFWMYDHSTNRWLSKPSLLRARIGCKLVYCCGKMYAIGGRVYEGDGRNSLKSVECYDSRENCWTTVCAMPVAMEFHNAVEYKEKIYVLQGEFFLFYEPQKDYWGFLTPMTVPRIQGLAAVYKDSIYYIAGTCGNHQRMFTVEAYDIELNKWTRKKDFPCDQSINPYLKLVLFQNKLHLFVRATQVTVEEHVFRTSRKNSLYQYDDIADQWMKVYETPDRLWDLGRHFECAVAKLYPQCLQKVL from the exons ATGTTCACTAGCGGCCTTACAGAAAGTACTCAAAAAGAAGTTCGAATAGTCGGTGTTGAAGCTGAATCGATGGATTTAGTGTTGAACTATGCCTATACCTCCAGAGTTATTCTCACAGAGGCCAATGTTCAAGCCTTGTTCACTGCAGCTAGCATCTTCCAGATTCCTTCCATCCAAGACCAATGTGCTCAGTATATGATCAGTCATTTGGACCCACAGAATTCTATTGGGGTCTTTATCTTTGCTGATCATTATGGTCATCAGGAACTCGGAGATCGATCAAAAGAATACATCCGTAAAAAGTTTCTGTGTGTCACCAAAGAACAAGAGTTTCTCCAGTTGACAAAAGACCAGCTGATAAGTATATTAGACAGTGATGATTTAAATGTAGACCGAGAAGAGCATGTTTATGAAAGCATTATAAGGTGGTTTGAACATGAACAAAATGAACGAGAAGTGCACCTTCCAGAAATTTTTGCTAAATGCATACGTTTTCCTCTGATGGAAGATACCTTCATAGAGAAAATTCCACCTCAGTTTGCACAGGCTGTAGCCAAAAGCTGTGTAGAAAAGGGACCATCCAACACCAATGGTTGTACACAGAGGCTTGGAATGACTGCTTctgaaatgatcatatgttttGATGCTGCCCACAAACACTCAGGAAAGAAGCAAACAGTGCCTTGTCTAGATATAGTCACAGGAAAGGTGTTTAAACTATGCAAACCACCAAATGACCTGAGAGAAGTTGGGATTCTTGTATCACCAGATAATGACATTTACATTGCAGGAGGGTACAGGCCAAGCAGCAGTGAGGTCTCCATCGACCATAAGGCAGAAAATGATTTCTGGATGTATGATCATTCCACCAATAGATGGCTATCCAAACCATCCTTGCTTCGAGCTAGAATAGGCTGCAAACTTGTCTACTGCTGTGGTAAAATGTATGCAATCGGAGGTCGTGTTTATGAAGGTGATGGGAGAAACTCACTAAAATCTGTTGAGTGCTACGACAGTAGAGAGAATTGCTGGACGACTGTTTGCGCAATGCCAGTTGCAATGGAATTTCATAATGCTGTGGAGTACAAAGAGAAGATCTATGTTTTACAGG gagaATTTTTCCTCTTCTATGAGCCTCAAAAAGACTACTGGGGTTtcctgacccccatgactgtgCCTAGAATCCAGGGCTTAGCAGCTGTATACAAGGACTCTATCTACTACATAGCTGGAACCTGTGGAAATCATCAACGTATGTTTACTGTAGAAGCCTATGATATTGAGCTAAATAAATGGACTCGTAAGAAAGACTTTCCATGTGATCAGTCCATAAATCCATACCTTAAACTGGTACTTTTCCAGAACAAACTCCATTTATTTGTTCGAGCTACTCAAGTGACTGTCGAAGAACACGTCTTCAGAACCAGCAGAAAAAATTCCCTTTACCAGTATGATGACATTGCTGACCAGTGGATGAAAGTGTATGAGACCCCAGATCGGCTCTGGGACCTTGGCCGGCATTTTGAATGTGCTGTTGCTAAACTGTATCCTCAGTGTCTTCAGAAAGTACTCTAA